TTAGCTACTCTTCATTTTGTAGTCTTTCGGCTTGAATCTGCTGAAATGCAATAGTCAGATAACAATCATTTCATATTGTAAAATGAAAAATTTGAAACAACTGCAACTTGTAAAATTCTACTTACTTTTGCTATTTTCTTCCACCAAACCTCTGACATTACAATATTCTTCCCAGATTCATCCCATCCAATCCCAGTCTCCTTATTTTTCAATTGCTTCCAAATACCATAATCTTGCTTCGACTTATCCCATTTATTCTTGAATTGCTTTCTAGTATAGTCAATCCCTCATGTATCCGATCTTACTCAAATGAATACTTGATCTATTTCCTCTTAAAACTTCACAGCAAAAAGCTCAAAAACTATCCTATTGTTCTCATCACACCAATTAGCCAAGCTGTTGCCAACAAAATAGTTTGATAAGGAAGTAAACAACCAGTAATGTAACATTCAACTACCATTCATGCTACTGTGATTCCTAAGATGCTACTGTCATTCAACTACCATTCACACTATTCAGTTTGATGGCTCATGGTTGGCTGCTCACTGACTAGAATGCAACATTCAACTACCTTCCATCCACCAGTATGCTAATACGCCACATTTCAGTCAATTTCATTGGCACATGCATGCTAGACATATGTTCTTACCTTGGATCGATGAGGTCAACATCCACAGATGTAGGAGCAGGAGCTGTCCTAGCCGCCGGTAGCGGCCTAGGTGCGCGGCCACCTCGCCGGTGAGTTGACGAGCCCTGAACCGGACCAGAGCTAGCCCGAATCGGCAGCTGCTCGTCACCCCGTTCATTGGCTCCAACCTCCTATGAAGCTATCTCATTGGTGGCCGACGTCGGAGATCCACTAATAACGTCAAAAGTGCTAGGATCGGCACAGAACCAATCCGACCCTagagccgctgctgctgctccagccCACCACTCCGACCATCCTCCGGGCATGCCTGTGCCTGTGGCCATGGCGGTGTTGGGCTATGCGCTGGAGGCCAGGCCCGCCGCCGCTAGGGCGCCAACCCAAGACCCGGCAGCGTGGCCGGTCTGGGTTGCGCCATCCGCACCCCCGGTGGCTACGCCTCCAGCCATGCCGAGGACGCCGGACCATGCGCCCGCGTCCCCACCTGGCGAAACTCCGACGACGGCTAGCAGCGTACCCAAGGGACCCGTCCGCGGGCATCCTTGCCACGCGAACAGGGATGGGGTGCCGCCAATCCCTCCGCCAGTCGCATCTTGCAGGCCGCCACCGGATCCGCCTCTTTTAGCCACCAGGGGTCCTCTTCcagccggtgccgccgccgcctcgtcctccaTTTTTTCACCGCCACCATAGATcgtgaggagagggagagaggaatcGTGGCCTAGAGTGCGGAGGGGATGAGGCCGTGCCGATTCAGAGGGTGCGATGGCAATTTGCCTGTAATTACTATGAAGTCCAGGGGCACTTTCGTATTGAGTCCTGCGCGGATAGGGAGGAAGCCGTGGGGAGCCGGTTTTTCCGACTTCGCCTCGCTAGTACAAATTGCAAAACGGCTTCGTGGGTGTTCCACGAGAGAAACCATTTTTTGGAAGGGTGTTTGGTACAGCTTGTTCAGAAGCAGTCCGAAAAGTTGTCCAATAAGTCCTACCAAATGGGCTCTAAATATGTTGCATCACATGTGGCCGGAGATAACAGAGGACCTATATATATAAGTATGCGCTATTGGAGCATTTCTATTTTAGAAAAGTGTGCACTCTAGTAAGTCTAACAACAACATTGCAGTCCAGAAATCAACAATAATATAATTAGTGTATCCTAAAtaggattttcttttttttaacttgaTTAGACATCCATGCGCATCACTCATCTCACTTTGCAAGTATTGCAGTTATGCAGTAGCAAATGATCCCTCATCGAGTTTGTTAGCCCTCTAAGCAAGGAATTATGGTGTCTGCTGATGTGTATGATTACAGGTGCACTCCATCCGGGTGCGCGCAAGGATAACCGCATAAAGTGCCTTACACGCTTACACCTGCTCCTATTGCATTGCCAGCAGGAAGGGCGAATGAGGGAGCGATTGGATTGTCTAGCCGTCTAGGTTTAGGTGTGGGATGTGGCAAACACAATTGAGTGGCTTGACCGGATCGGAGCCAATATCATTCATGGATTTGGAGAGGCCGTGTACGGCCGGACCATTGATATATGCAGTCTCTGCAGACAGTTACCAGCTTTTTTTAGGAAGACAATTACAAACTTATTATCTCTGTAAAGTCTGTATTTTTAATCCCTCTGCCCTTTGATTATTACCATTGTAATGTTATATCAGTGTTATATCTGCTGAGAGGCCGGACGCGCGCTCCAGATCTGGGCGGGGAGCTGTGTGCGGTGGCCATGGTGGCGTCATGAGGTGGTGGTCCCGCGGTGACCTGATGCGGCTGTGTGCGGGTGACGATGCCCCGGTGGCTGGCCCTACAGAGCGGTGAGAGATTCCTCCGATTTGGGCAAGATCTGATCTCGCCCGGATCTGGGCAACGTTAGCCAAGGGgtgcggcggccacggcggtcTGTTGCAGCTGCAATTGGGCGAGGTGGTGACGGCGGCGACAGTTAGCAGTGGCCACGCGTGGGTGAGGGGGCATGCGACGACGGGGGCTGCAGCGGCCACGCACAAGCAAGAGGGCTTGTGGTGGCGGCATCGGTCCGGTGCTGTCGCGAGTGGGCGTGGTGGCGTGCGACAGTTAGGTGGCCGCATTCTGCTCGACTTCATGTCGCACGGCTTCCTCACGCTCCTCTGGTGTTGTTTGGCAGTGTGCTCATGGATCAAGGTTGACGCGTAAAGCTTATGCCCGATTGCGGGCTGATGACGATAGCCTCCAAGGGCATCGTTTACCTTATGGGAGGCGTCATTGATTATCCCTCTTACTCCTTTCCGGTGAGTACTCCCGGTGAAAACCTTGACCATGTTGGTCGGGCGACAGTGGCACTAGTGGCGCCACTACTTCCCTAGAGGCGTCATCTAGAAAGCTCTGCCGGTTGTTGCTGCCAACACTTCGGGGACCATGGGTTGCTCCTCCTCTCACCGCCCAATTTGCTCCTCCTCTCACCGCCCGCACTTTGGGAAtcgtggtttatcgggtgacaCATGACCATCAAAAGTTTCTAAGAAGATATCGGATGTGACATGTTTATTGCTAGATAATGATCAAAGCAAGGTTGAAGCAAGGACATAGAAGAAGTGAAGCTTAGTATTTCTAGCTTTCTTTCTTAGTCTCTTTCTTTCATGTTTTCTGTGCGCCTCAGCTTGAGGCTTTGAGTCTAAGTACTCGTGTATCTTCTGATTATGTGACCAGATTGGTTCCTTCATAGTTGTAGATATTCACATATGAATGTTCAAGACCGActattttttcttaattaaaaaaatcagtGTATATCATAGTAATTCATGATATTGTTGATAGCATTTTAGCCGGGTGCCTATCTTCGGATTGAGTGAATGTAAGGAGCTCCTGCTATCAATATATCATAGTAAATCATTCTGACAATTCAATGGAGGATTACAAATTTACAATGTCAGACATTATACCAGGATTTTAATTTGTTGAGAAGCAACGGATTTTATTCTTTTATGTGGAACTTATTTTAGTCTCAGTGTTGGCTGAGGGGATGTTATCTTGTTGCTGCAGCTCCTGCCTTGTAATTTGTAGCATTAATTATGGCTTGGATCATGCTTTGTCTTCAGTTGTTTGGTGTTTAGCACACGACCAAGATTTGGGATGTTGGAATCCGCAGAGGCAGATTCCATCAACTGGACCAAGTAGAACCTTGCTCACGGATACCTTGGGAGTGTTCTGTAAGGACATTTGGCTACTGACAATGACAACATGAAAAGAGAATGCTAGAGTAACTACTAACTAGTGAGTAAAGGTGCTTATCTTCTGAAATCATACTAATTAATTCACAgataaaatattaaaatttcaAAACACCTCCAAAAGTTGTACTTGAAATGAACTTCAAGCTAGTAAACAGTTAAAAAAATACTTCAATTGGTTAGGATGACTTTTtactactccttccgttccaaattgtaggtcgttttggcttttgtaagttcatagatataatacactagatacataataatatatatgaacctagaaaagtcaaaacgagctttagaatggagggagtaactctTAATGCTGCGAGCAGTCGTGAACAAGTAAACAACTGTATGGATAAGGGTTGGGTGGGAACGTATAATTAAGGAGAGATATGAAGCTACATACCCACTTCCATCCCTTCTTGTGCTAATAGTTCAACTGAAATACATCTAGAAAATCAGTACAGATTCGATATAGTACCTAGCAATGAGCCCAAAACAGCTAGGGCATACCACATTTTTGGATGTTGGAAGCTCTCATATGGCTGGACAAAAGCAAAATAGATGCTGCACCAGGCTTGTACTTGGAGCAATGGAATACTGCCAAACATTGTATCATGATACAGGGAACATGCAAGTACTGGTTGGTTAGCCTCCTAAGACTCCCGCAAAGCAAGCCGCTTTGATCAATTGGACTGCACAGCCGTGATCTGATCCTGATGGCCTAACTAATTGCGGCGATTTGGCCGTTTTCTTTTGCTGACCTCTTACTTTTCTTTGCATAACGTTTTGCAAGACTGTGCGTTGGAATGGACAGTCAGTCCATCTTCCCCTAAATCACGACGCTAATCAGGGCGAAACGCCCAAATTTCTGATGTTGACACAAGACACGCGGTTATGGCTTTCTTTTTCCGAATTGACAATTCCCAAGTGTGAAAGcacgggaaaaaaaaagtgcGAAAGCACGGTGGCGCACCAGTTACAACCTCTAATCCCAAATGTAAGCCTAGAACATCAATGCAGCCTACTAGCAATACCTAAACAATGTTATCATGCAAATATTTTTCAGGATAAATCTGGTAATATAAATCTACATGATTTTTTAGCTattaatgataaaactaaaaatGCTTGACCTAGGATAGACTTAGATCGACTTATATTTAGGATTGGAGGCAGCATTTGGTATTATTCTTATTCTTACACTCAGACAAATTTATTGCTAAAACATTTGCCACTCCAAAATCAAGTGTATACAAGTGTTTACAAAAAACAGAAGCACAATCATAAGAATTGCGCGCATGCATGATAGGGGGGTTCCGATGTACGGAGAAGAGAGTGATGGAATTGTGTGCACCTGCAGTGATGGCTCCTCCCATCACCATCCAGTCACCACAACCGGCACCAGCAGCCGCGCATGGCGAGAAAGCATTATTAACAACGCACTTAGATGGCGTAAAACCCAGAGGATGAGAAGGGAGCAGCCTGGTTTCCAACACAGAAAAGCGTCCCTGGACTCGAGTAAAGCAGAGCCACCTGCGCCCATTGTCCTCCCGTGCTTTGGCCGATTGGAAAAGGGTTGCAAGCATAATGATGGCATGGAACACGCTTTAATCTTCCAAGCAGTGCGCGAGGACACTTCCAGGACAGTGTAGGATTGCAGCTGCAATCATATCATGCAATGTCCATCAGTTAGTGCTGAACAGTGGCTTTGACACTTTGTTCAGATTGCAAGACGTATTGATGAATTGAGAGGGCTTGGGGTGTTTGATCCTGCTTGATCCTTAGTTCgagtcacattgaatatttaataccaattagaaaatatttaataccaattagaaagactaactgtgaactaattataaaactaattgcataaacgagagctaattcgcgagacaaatctattaagcttaattaatccataattagtaCATGTTTGCTATAGCATCATATAggctaatcatgaactaattaggcttaatagattcgtatcgtgaAATAACTCTCatatatgcaattagttttatcattaaactatatttaatacttctaattagtgtgcaAACATCTTCCGTGTGACAccgaaagtttagtcccggctATACAAACCACAGCCCGCCCCCGTAGTATGCCGTAACAGTAGGCCAAAAAAGCAGGGACAGGgacagctgcagctgcttgctgtTCCTGTTGCAAAACACAAGCACATTGATGGGAGCTTTCAGTGACTCACAGCTCCCTCTTAGCAGTTTAGCAGTAAGGGGCAGGTATGGCAAAGCTGTATTGCAACATCTTCAACAACTGGTGGAAGAATCAACGAGAGAAAGaggggggaaaaagaaaagagatataTCTCAGGCTCAGCAGAGCAGGGCATGGCACAGTGAGCTCCACCAGGGCAAAACAACCAAGAGCTCCCTCACAGCCTGCCTACGCTACACATCATTCAACACCACCCAAAACGCTACTAGTAATCACTTCTTCAGTTCTTCAGTGCTGCTCTGCTACTTTCGGCTCAATGTCCTTGAGCAGGCCAACGATCTGCTGCATGGCCGGTCTCTTGGACGGCAGTTCGGCAGTGCATAGGTAGGCAATCCTTAGCGCCTCCTCCATCTGCCGCTCCAGCCCTGTGTCACGGATCTTTGGATCGATGATGCTAGACCCGAGGTTCGCCTTCACCATTGCTCTGGCCCAGTTCACCAGGCTTGCCTCCTTCTGGTCTGGGTACTCATCACCTAGCGGTTTCTTCCCGGTGACCAATTCAAACAGCACGACACCAAAACTGTAAACATCAGACTTTGCAGTTGCCATGGCGTTCTCTGAGATGGAGAACTCCGGCGGAGTATAGCCTGGGGAGTGGTGCAGTAGGTCGTTGTCGATGCTGGTTCCGGCGATCATTGATAACCCAAAATCAGACAGCCTAGGCTCCATTGCGCAGTCAAAGTAGATGCTGCTTGCCTTCACATCCCGGTGGACAATCTGTGGAATGCAGCCATGATGGAGAAACGCCAGCGCCCTTGCGGCACCTAATGCAATTTTGTGTCGGAACATCCATGTGGCAGTACCTTCCGGTGTGATGATTTCAGTTGCGACACCATCAACATTGTCCTCCCAAGTGTCTCTGCTCCAATCTTCGGTCATCTGAACTCCCAGTGGCAAGTCATGCAGTAGGTTGTGCAAATTGCCATTCTCCATGTACTCATAGATGGCAATCCTCTGGTCCCCTGCCAGACAGTAACCAGTCAAAGGAACCAAGTTAGGATGTTTGATCCGTCCCAGCCGCTCGAGCTCCCTTGCCGCATCTTGGTCTTCCATTACGGACCCATGCACCAGCACCTTCACAGCAACTTGAATTCCACCAGGAAGGAATCCCCTATACACTGGCCCAAACCTCCCTTCAGCCAGCAAGGTACCCCTGTCAAAGTTCGACGTTGCTGCCAATAAGTCAGCAAATGTGAAGCTTAACAGGGGCTTCTCAAAGATGACAACCGGCACTGAAGTTGCGACCTTCACATCAGCAACCCATGTTGTTGAATCTGCCTGGAAAGCAAATGGCCCTGATACAGCAGGCTCCTCCTTGAAGGACACTTGCTTAACCACTGGCAGGGTATCACacctcttcctccgcctccgacaTGCCACTGCCAAACAAAGCAAACCAAGGACAGAGAAGAACAGTGAGAGCACGACGGCCAACGCCAACTTCATCCCCTTACGCTTGCCTCTACTTTTCTTGATACTGTCTGGGTTCACAGCAATTGGACAGTCATTCCTGGACTTGGCAAATGCAGCTGCAAATGCCTCAGGAGAGAGCTCAGAGGCGCAAACAGTGAGATTGTTGTATGAAAAGTTGAACCTGTCCATCGATGCCAGCTTCTTGACTAATTCCACAGGTATCTCACCGGTGAGATTGTTCACCGACAAGTCCAGCACACGTAGCCGAAGAGAGCTCATGTCTGGGACTACCCCACTGATATTGTTCCGTGACAAATCGAGCACCTTCAATCCAACCAACCGGGAAGAAAATTGAGGAGGGATTTGCCCATGTAATCCAGTGCTTGACAGATTAACATACTCCAACTCAGAAATCTCACCCATGGACACGAGCAAATTGGCATTTGACAACTGGTTGTGTGCAAGATTGACATGCCTCAGGTTCCGGAACCGGCCAGCAATGTTGAATTCTCCAAGAAGCTCATTGCCCGACAAGTCAAGGTACACCAATGCAGAGCCGGCATACCCACTGCTAAAATTCAACCCGGAGAAGCGGTTGTTGCAGAGGTCTATGACCCTGAGCTGCTCCTGGAACGCCCCAACGACTGAGCCGCCGAGCCGGTTGCCGGACAGGTTGAGATAGGCAAGGGACCGGAGCGGCGACAGGTCCGGCAAGTCCCCGTCGAGCGCATTGCCGGAGAGATCCATAGCCACGAGGTTCCCGCAGCCGAAGACGACGGCGCTGGGGACCTGTCCCTGGAACTGGTTGTGGCTGGCGTTGAGCACCTGCAGACCGGCGATGGAGCCGAGAGCTTGCGGCAGCGCGCCGGTGAAGGCGTTGTGGGAGACGTCGAGCACCTGGAGCAACGCGAAGTTGCCGACGTTGTTGGGGAGCGCGCCGCGGATGGCGTTGCCAGAGAGGTTGAGCGCTCGCAGCGACGCGCCGAGCTCCCACAAGTCGTTGGGCAGCGCGGTGAGGCGGTTGCCGCTGAGGTCCAGCGCCTGGAGGCGCGCGAGCTTGCCGACGGTGTCCTCCGGGATAGCGCCCGCCAGGCCCATCCCCGCGGCCGAGAACGCCACCACGCGGCCCTCGCCGTCGCAGGAGACGCCGGGCCAGGAGCACACACCGCTGGCgccggacgacgacggcgcgggGCGGCCCAGCTTGGAGAAGAAGCCGGAGACGAAGTAGGCGTCGGTGTTGggctcctgcgccgccgccgccgcgacgcaggcggccacggccgcggccAGGAACAGGAGCGcggtgcggcggtggccgccgccgtcgcagcaGCCCATGGCGGGCGAGGCGAGCGGAGGGGGTGGTCCAAGGAAAGATCTTGGCACTAATGCGAGGCCGAGGCCGCGTGGTTTGGTCcttgcggtggtggtggtggtggaggtgctggcggtggtgtcATGGGGGACAGCTTGGAGGTGGGCAAGTGAATGGCCTGGCTGACCTCCAcagcctctgctccctcccccGTTTCTCTCTCTATCTCCCCTTGTTGGGTACTGGGTGATGCGGCGTGCGTTTGGCAGGTCCTGCTTGGTGTGAAAAagggaggaagggggaggaAGCTTGGGAAGTGGAAGGTGACGATGGccgaaggggagggaggaggaaggagaccATAAATTCGGGGAAggtggagggagtaattaaATGGGGGAGTAAATTGGGGGGAGTGGGATTCAGCTCAGCTGCCGCCCAGCACACCCGTACGGAGGCGCAGATTCAGGATTTCCTTTATACCGGGAAAATGAAGTTTTTTGGTTTCGGATCTACAGGAAATACGAATCCGTTTTGGACGATAATTTCGAGAAATTGGTACTCCGATATTATATTTTTGACCCATAATTTTCTCAAACTGCAATATTTGTAGCGACAAAATCAACTACATAAGAGAGAACTTTTGAATAGAATCCAATAATATCACTTTTTATAGCAGGATTTGCATCTTGTTAAGTTAATTGTTGTTTGAAATTAGCGAAGCTTTTGAATCTTAAAACACGCGCACGAGTGGAGGGAAAAATACACTAATATTTCGAAAATATGATATTTATAAAATGGTAAATTTTCAAAATGGTAGTTCAGTTTGATGTTGTAAACGCCTTAACTATTATTTTTCATGTCAAAATATCAATATTTATTAGATCAAATTGTAATGTCATTCTAGATTACTTTTGCGACATGATATTCATGTCTTCCACACAAAAAATATTCGGTTCCCAACTATTAGAGTAACAATTTCCTAGGTAATATGCTGCCTTGAAGTAATTCTACTTTATTTTCGACTCCCTCTGTTTTGAAATAATAGTAGTAATTAAATCCTATGTTTTGGAATATAGGATATTTAGGATAGGAACTATCTGATTTTATCCTAAAAATAATACATTTTAAAAGGGAGTAGTATAAAATTAATGAGTGTCAAATATACAAAGTAAtaatatttttacaaaatataGCCGAAGAAGTTCCAAAAGTCGAATGAACATATTTGAACAGTAATTGGTGGTCAAAGTTTAAACCTGTTCAAAGCCGCAAACCTATAACTACATGCATTTGTGATTTTTAATTCAGGATTGATTTAATCTCTTATATGTGATTCACTCTTGTATTTATCTAAAAGATTTTCAATATTATTAATTCTAGCGAGAGGGTCTCTAgtctagtggttagagcacctgagtagcattCATGT
The genomic region above belongs to Setaria italica strain Yugu1 chromosome VI, Setaria_italica_v2.0, whole genome shotgun sequence and contains:
- the LOC101776261 gene encoding probable LRR receptor-like serine/threonine-protein kinase At2g24230 — translated: MGCCDGGGHRRTALLFLAAAVAACVAAAAAQEPNTDAYFVSGFFSKLGRPAPSSSGASGVCSWPGVSCDGEGRVVAFSAAGMGLAGAIPEDTVGKLARLQALDLSGNRLTALPNDLWELGASLRALNLSGNAIRGALPNNVGNFALLQVLDVSHNAFTGALPQALGSIAGLQVLNASHNQFQGQVPSAVVFGCGNLVAMDLSGNALDGDLPDLSPLRSLAYLNLSGNRLGGSVVGAFQEQLRVIDLCNNRFSGLNFSSGYAGSALVYLDLSGNELLGEFNIAGRFRNLRHVNLAHNQLSNANLLVSMGEISELEYVNLSSTGLHGQIPPQFSSRLVGLKVLDLSRNNISGVVPDMSSLRLRVLDLSVNNLTGEIPVELVKKLASMDRFNFSYNNLTVCASELSPEAFAAAFAKSRNDCPIAVNPDSIKKSRGKRKGMKLALAVVLSLFFSVLGLLCLAVACRRRRKRCDTLPVVKQVSFKEEPAVSGPFAFQADSTTWVADVKVATSVPVVIFEKPLLSFTFADLLAATSNFDRGTLLAEGRFGPVYRGFLPGGIQVAVKVLVHGSVMEDQDAARELERLGRIKHPNLVPLTGYCLAGDQRIAIYEYMENGNLHNLLHDLPLGVQMTEDWSRDTWEDNVDGVATEIITPEGTATWMFRHKIALGAARALAFLHHGCIPQIVHRDVKASSIYFDCAMEPRLSDFGLSMIAGTSIDNDLLHHSPGYTPPEFSISENAMATAKSDVYSFGVVLFELVTGKKPLGDEYPDQKEASLVNWARAMVKANLGSSIIDPKIRDTGLERQMEEALRIAYLCTAELPSKRPAMQQIVGLLKDIEPKVAEQH